The sequence GAATATTGTTTTAAGATATGCTAAAATAATATATAGTAAAAAAGCAGGAGGGATAGGCAATGAATAGATTGCAAAAACAAATAGAATTTATTCTAGAAATAGATAAGATAAAAGGAATTCTTCGTCAGGGACTTGTTTTAAACGGAAAAAGACAGGAAACTGATGCAGAACATAGTTGGCATATGGCTATGTGTGCAGTTCTTCTGAAAGAATATTATCATGAAGAAGTAGATATGCTAAAAGTTATTAAAATGATATTAGTTCATGATATAGTAGAAATTGTAGCAGGGGATACTCCAGCATATGGAACATATTCTCAGGCAGAAAAAGAAAAAAATGAACTTGATGCTGCAAAAAAAATATATGGAATACTTCCTAAAAATCAAAAAGAAGAACTTATGAATATATGGCTTGAATTTGAAGAGGGGAAAACTAAAGAAGCAAAGTTTGCAAATGCTTGTGACAGATTTCAGGGATTTATACAAAATGTAACTTCAGATGCACATACATGGAGAAAATTTCATGTTACAAAATCAAAACTAATGAATAGAATGAGACCTATATTTAATTTTATACCTGAAGTATATTATGGGTATATTCAAGGATACATGAAAGAATATCTTGCAAATGGAGTTGTAACAGACGATAAACCTGTTAAATTAATAGCAACAGATCTTGATGGAACTTTTGTAGACAATGAGAAAAAAATTCCAACAATAAATAAAGATATAGTAAATAATTGTATTGAAAAAGGAATTGTATTTGTTCCCTCTTCTGGTAGAGATCTTCCTAGTATAAAAGAACTTTTAGGAGATATTAAAGAAATAAAATATTATTCATGCTTTAATGGGGCAAGAGTATTTAAAGGAAACACACTTATTTATTCAGAAAAAATGGATAAAATTATGTGTCTTGAAATATTAAAAAAAGGAACAGAATTAGGTCTTAAATATAGTGCTACTTCAAACTATGATGTATGTTATTCTCAGCTTGATACAGAATATTATACTGAATCTAAGTTAAGTAATACAAAGTATACTTTCCATTCAAATGAAAATCTTGATAATTTAAAAGCTTTTGACTTTGAAAAAATAGTATTCTTTGGAAGTCAGGAAATCTTCAAAGAATTAAGAAAATTTGTAGAAGATAATTACGGAGAGGAAGTAAATATATTTGGCTCAGGAGATAATGTTATGGACATTGTAAGTAAAAAATGTTCAAAAGGAAATGCCCTTAGAATAATAGCTGATGATATGGGAATAGCAACAGATGAAATAATAGCATTTGGAGACAATGAAAATGATTTATCAATGCTTACAGAAGTTGGATATCCTGTAGCTATGAAAAATGCAAAAGATTTTGTAAAAGATATTATACCAGAAATCACTTCAGTATCAAATGATGATGGAGGAGTAGGACTATATCTTAAAGAATTTTTTCAAAATAATTAATAAATTTTAGGAGGAAAATAATGAAATTTATTTCATGGAATGTTAATGGTATAAGAGCATGCCTTACAAAAGGATTTATGGATTTTTTTGACAGAGAAGATGCTGATATATTTTGTCTTCAAGAAACTAAAGTACAGGCAGGACAAGTTGAATTAGATTTAAAAGGATATTATCAATACTGGAACTATGCTGAAAAAAAAGGATATTCAGGAACAGCAATCTTTACTAAAAAAGAACCTTTATCAGTAAGTTATGGTCTTGGAATAGAAGAACATGATAAAGAAGGAAGAGTTATTACTCTTGAATTTGAAGATTTTTATTTCATTACAGTATATACTCCAAATTCAAAAACAGAATTAGAAAGACTTGATTATAGAATGATTTGGGAAGATGAATTTAGAAAATATATGCAAAATCTTGAAAAAAATAAACCTGTTGTTGTTTGTGGAGATTTAAATGTTGCTCATAAAGAAATAGATTTAAAAAATCCTAAAACAAACAGAAACAATGCAGGATTTACAGACCAAGAAAGAAATAAATTTACTGAACTTATGAATTCAGGATTTATAGATACTTTCCGTTATTTTTATCCAGATCAGGAAGGAATATATTCGTGGTGGTCATATAGATTTAAGGCAAGAGAAAAAAATGCAGGCTGGAGAATAGATTATTTCTTAACTTCAGGCTCTATGAAAGAAAGACTTGTTTCAGCAAAAATTCATACTGATATTTTAGGTTCAGATCATTGTCCTGTAGAACTTGTAATTAAATAAATTTAAGGAAAATATATGAAAAAAATTGATAAAATCTTAGACATGTTTGATGAACTTTTTGAAACACAGATACAACAAGAAGAAGCTGTATTCATTGTTGCAAATTCTTTTTATACAAGTAAAGATGAAAAGATAAACAGAGATACACTCTTTAGATATATAAAATCTCAAATAGATATGGAATTATTTCATCAGGCTCTTGAGAAAAAAGATATGTCTGTTATAAATCCTGAAAGATATCCAAGGATAAAAGAAAAAACTTCTTCTTTTGTTCCTAAAAAAATAGAAAAAAAAGAAATAAATAAAGAATATGATTTTTCTCCAAGTGATTTCATAAATGAAATAAACTCTTTAAAAGAAAAATTAGATATTTTAACAAAAATTTATTCATCAGAAAAAAATATTTTAGATATCTCAAAAAAAATGTTTACAATTTCTGAAAATAATATTAAAAGGGCAACATTTAGAGTAGAAGAAAATATTTTAAGAGAATTTGAGGAGTTTTGTACAGAACATAAAGAGTATAATAAAACATTGATTATAAACTTTATGATGAAAGAGTTTCTTGAAAAATATAGAAAATAAAAATGAGGTTGTTGCATTTTCTAATTTATAAAATTTTATTTTTATAGATTTGCAACAGCCTCATTTTTTAATATGTTATAAAACATTGTAAATAGCTATTTTTCTATTAATAATATCTTTTGATAAAAATTTATAAATTAGAAAATGCAACAACCTCATTTTTATTTTCTATATT is a genomic window of Fusobacterium perfoetens containing:
- a CDS encoding Cof-type HAD-IIB family hydrolase: MNRLQKQIEFILEIDKIKGILRQGLVLNGKRQETDAEHSWHMAMCAVLLKEYYHEEVDMLKVIKMILVHDIVEIVAGDTPAYGTYSQAEKEKNELDAAKKIYGILPKNQKEELMNIWLEFEEGKTKEAKFANACDRFQGFIQNVTSDAHTWRKFHVTKSKLMNRMRPIFNFIPEVYYGYIQGYMKEYLANGVVTDDKPVKLIATDLDGTFVDNEKKIPTINKDIVNNCIEKGIVFVPSSGRDLPSIKELLGDIKEIKYYSCFNGARVFKGNTLIYSEKMDKIMCLEILKKGTELGLKYSATSNYDVCYSQLDTEYYTESKLSNTKYTFHSNENLDNLKAFDFEKIVFFGSQEIFKELRKFVEDNYGEEVNIFGSGDNVMDIVSKKCSKGNALRIIADDMGIATDEIIAFGDNENDLSMLTEVGYPVAMKNAKDFVKDIIPEITSVSNDDGGVGLYLKEFFQNN
- a CDS encoding exodeoxyribonuclease III → MKFISWNVNGIRACLTKGFMDFFDREDADIFCLQETKVQAGQVELDLKGYYQYWNYAEKKGYSGTAIFTKKEPLSVSYGLGIEEHDKEGRVITLEFEDFYFITVYTPNSKTELERLDYRMIWEDEFRKYMQNLEKNKPVVVCGDLNVAHKEIDLKNPKTNRNNAGFTDQERNKFTELMNSGFIDTFRYFYPDQEGIYSWWSYRFKAREKNAGWRIDYFLTSGSMKERLVSAKIHTDILGSDHCPVELVIK